The Gloeocapsa sp. PCC 73106 genome includes a region encoding these proteins:
- the clpS gene encoding ATP-dependent Clp protease adapter ClpS, translating to MSLGTIEQRSTSTIKKQAPRYRVLLHNDDVNSMEYVVQTLMQTIAGMTQPQAVNIMMEAHTNGIGLVIICALEHAEFYAETLNNYGLTSTIEPEE from the coding sequence ATGTCATTAGGAACTATTGAACAACGTTCGACCTCAACGATTAAAAAACAGGCACCTCGTTATCGCGTTTTACTGCACAACGATGATGTTAACAGTATGGAGTACGTCGTCCAAACTCTGATGCAGACGATAGCGGGAATGACTCAGCCCCAAGCTGTAAACATCATGATGGAAGCTCATACCAACGGGATTGGCTTGGTTATCATTTGTGCATTAGAACACGCAGAGTTTTACGCTGAAACCCTCAACAATTACGGTTTGACTAGTACTATCGAACCGGAAGAGTAG